One stretch of Burkholderia pyrrocinia DNA includes these proteins:
- a CDS encoding aldolase: MAETLNLTKEALVALAERRLENEVGDSGWSARQKLALTCRILFDAGHDSGLAGQITCRAGDATYYTQRLGLGFDEISAANLLRVNEDLDVVDGEGIPNPANRFHTWIYRERPDVNCIIHTHPAHVAALSMLEQPLVVSHMDTCPLYDDCAFLKDWPGVPVGNEEGEIISKALGSKRAILLSHHGQLVVGKTIEEACILALLIERAAKLQLLAMSAGEIKPVPPALAREAHDWISKPKRDAVTFDYYARRALRTHRDCIA; this comes from the coding sequence ATGGCGGAAACGCTGAATTTGACGAAAGAGGCGCTGGTCGCGCTGGCGGAGCGGCGTCTTGAGAACGAGGTGGGCGACAGCGGCTGGTCCGCGCGGCAGAAGCTCGCGCTCACGTGCCGGATCCTGTTCGACGCGGGCCACGATTCCGGCCTGGCCGGGCAGATCACCTGTCGCGCGGGCGACGCCACGTACTACACGCAGCGGCTCGGGCTCGGCTTCGACGAAATCTCGGCTGCGAACCTGCTGCGCGTCAACGAGGATCTCGACGTCGTCGACGGAGAAGGCATTCCGAACCCGGCCAACCGGTTCCACACGTGGATCTATCGCGAGCGCCCGGACGTGAACTGCATCATCCACACGCATCCGGCGCATGTCGCGGCGCTGTCGATGCTCGAGCAGCCGCTCGTCGTGTCGCACATGGATACCTGCCCGCTATACGACGATTGCGCGTTCCTGAAGGACTGGCCCGGCGTGCCGGTCGGCAACGAGGAAGGCGAAATCATCTCGAAGGCGCTCGGCAGCAAGCGCGCGATCCTGCTGTCGCATCACGGCCAGCTCGTGGTCGGCAAGACGATCGAGGAAGCGTGCATCCTCGCGCTGCTGATCGAGCGGGCCGCGAAGCTGCAACTGCTCGCGATGTCGGCCGGCGAGATCAAGCCGGTACCGCCGGCGCTGGCGCGGGAAGCGCACGACTGGATTTCGAAACCGAAGCGCGATGCGGTGACGTTCGACTATTACGCGCGCCGCGCATTGCGCACGCATCGCGACTGCATTGCTTGA
- a CDS encoding MOSC domain-containing protein, translating into MNDEARPAIAVAIGAVRIGTSRPLAGTPHASAIDKRPVDSRLWLGALGFAGDEQADARHHGGPDKAVHHYAHDHYAWWSAQIGARDVLARPGAFGENLSTHGVTEHDVCIGDVFALGGAVLQVTQSRQPCWKLNARFDHPRMAALVQQSGRTGWYYRVLHEGWVAPGDVLALHERSFPQWPLSTVLDVLYRRTLDMAALDALCDVPVLPPGWRKMLEKRRTERQVEDWTKRLEG; encoded by the coding sequence ATGAACGATGAAGCACGGCCGGCGATCGCGGTTGCCATCGGCGCGGTGCGGATCGGCACGAGCCGGCCGCTGGCCGGCACGCCGCACGCGAGCGCGATCGACAAGCGGCCGGTCGATTCGCGTCTGTGGCTGGGCGCGCTCGGCTTTGCCGGCGACGAGCAGGCCGATGCGCGGCATCACGGCGGGCCGGACAAGGCGGTTCACCACTATGCGCACGATCACTATGCGTGGTGGTCCGCGCAGATCGGCGCGCGCGACGTGCTCGCTCGACCGGGCGCGTTCGGCGAGAACCTGTCGACGCATGGCGTGACCGAGCACGACGTGTGCATTGGCGACGTGTTCGCGCTGGGCGGCGCCGTGCTTCAGGTGACGCAGTCGCGGCAGCCGTGCTGGAAGCTCAACGCGCGCTTCGATCATCCGCGGATGGCCGCGCTCGTGCAGCAAAGCGGCCGGACCGGCTGGTACTACCGCGTGCTGCACGAAGGCTGGGTGGCGCCGGGCGACGTGCTGGCGCTGCATGAGCGCAGCTTTCCGCAATGGCCGTTGTCGACGGTGCTCGATGTGCTGTACCGGCGCACGCTCGACATGGCCGCGCTCGACGCGCTGTGTGACGTCCCGGTGCTGCCGCCCGGCTGGCGCAAGATGCTCGAAAAGCGCCGGACCGAGCGGCAGGTCGAAGACTGGACGAAACGGCTCGAGGGATGA
- a CDS encoding dihydrodipicolinate synthase family protein yields MSILLQGIIAYPVTPFSVDGGVDLKTLDALIERLIADGVHAIAPLGSTGESAYLSDAEWEAVATASIRAVRRRVPTVVGISDLTTAGAVRRARIAEQAGADAVMVLPVSYWKLGNDEIVAHYRAIGDAIGIPIMLYNNPATSGVDMSPDLIATICRTVDNVTMVKESTGDIGRMHRLAQLSDGTIPFYNGSNPMALAALAAGAAGWCTAAPNLNAALPLALVDAMRAGDLARARSAFHAQLPLLQFIVNGGLPVTVKAGLRLRGFDAGEPRKPLLPLGETRTRELERLLAALADGVPA; encoded by the coding sequence ATGTCTATCCTGCTGCAAGGCATCATTGCCTACCCGGTCACGCCGTTTTCCGTCGACGGCGGCGTCGACCTGAAAACGCTCGATGCGCTGATCGAGCGCCTGATCGCCGACGGCGTTCATGCGATTGCCCCGCTGGGCAGTACCGGCGAGAGCGCGTACCTGTCCGACGCAGAATGGGAGGCGGTTGCCACCGCGTCGATCCGCGCGGTGCGCCGGCGCGTGCCGACCGTCGTCGGCATCTCCGATCTCACCACGGCGGGCGCGGTGCGCCGCGCGCGCATCGCCGAACAGGCCGGCGCCGATGCGGTGATGGTGCTACCGGTGTCGTACTGGAAGCTCGGCAACGACGAGATCGTCGCGCACTACCGCGCGATCGGCGACGCGATCGGCATTCCGATCATGCTGTACAACAACCCGGCGACGAGCGGCGTCGACATGTCGCCCGACCTGATCGCGACGATCTGCCGGACCGTCGACAACGTCACGATGGTCAAGGAGAGCACCGGCGACATCGGCCGGATGCACCGGCTCGCGCAGTTGAGCGACGGCACGATCCCGTTCTACAACGGCAGCAATCCGATGGCGCTCGCCGCGCTGGCCGCGGGCGCGGCCGGTTGGTGTACGGCCGCGCCGAACCTGAACGCCGCGTTGCCGCTCGCGCTGGTCGACGCGATGCGCGCGGGCGATCTGGCGCGCGCCAGGTCGGCCTTTCATGCGCAGTTGCCGTTGCTGCAGTTCATCGTCAACGGCGGGCTGCCGGTGACCGTGAAGGCAGGATTGCGCCTGCGCGGCTTCGACGCCGGCGAACCGAGGAAGCCGCTGCTGCCGCTTGGCGAAACGCGCACGCGCGAACTCGAACGCCTGCTTGCGGCACTGGCGGATGGTGTGCCGGCATGA
- a CDS encoding ABC transporter substrate-binding protein — translation MNRTAKLFVTALAFAPLVSFAQDTSTIRWGIDPTYPPFEAKQPDGSLAGFDIDLRNAICEELRAKCVWVEQGFDGMIPALRARKFDVIMSAMTATDERLKQIDFSNKLYASPAALVAPVGSKLLPTAASLAGKRIGIDQGTTQEAYAKAEWATKGVTIVSYQNQDQVYQDLVNGRLDATFQDKTQAGYSFLKTSRGKGYAFAGPDVTDARITGYGVAMGLRKGDADMKKRLNDAIVAIRANGTYQKIAAKYFDFDIYGAKP, via the coding sequence ATGAACCGCACTGCAAAGCTCTTCGTTACCGCGCTGGCGTTTGCGCCGCTCGTGTCGTTCGCGCAGGATACGTCGACGATCCGCTGGGGCATCGATCCCACGTATCCGCCATTCGAGGCGAAGCAGCCCGACGGCTCGCTCGCCGGCTTCGACATCGACCTGCGCAATGCGATCTGCGAGGAACTGCGTGCGAAGTGCGTGTGGGTCGAGCAGGGCTTCGACGGGATGATTCCGGCGCTGCGCGCACGCAAGTTCGACGTGATCATGTCCGCGATGACGGCCACCGACGAGCGGCTCAAGCAGATCGACTTCTCGAACAAGCTGTATGCGTCGCCGGCCGCGCTCGTCGCGCCGGTCGGCTCGAAGCTGCTGCCGACCGCGGCGTCGCTCGCGGGCAAGCGCATCGGGATCGACCAGGGCACGACGCAGGAGGCGTACGCGAAGGCCGAATGGGCGACCAAGGGCGTGACGATCGTCTCGTACCAGAACCAGGACCAGGTGTACCAGGATCTCGTCAACGGCCGCCTCGACGCGACCTTCCAGGACAAGACGCAGGCCGGCTACTCGTTCCTGAAGACATCGCGCGGCAAGGGTTACGCGTTCGCGGGCCCCGACGTGACCGACGCGCGCATCACCGGCTACGGCGTCGCGATGGGGCTGCGCAAGGGCGACGCCGACATGAAGAAGCGGCTGAACGACGCGATCGTCGCGATCCGCGCGAACGGCACGTACCAGAAGATCGCCGCGAAGTACTTCGATTTCGACATCTACGGCGCGAAGCCGTGA
- a CDS encoding lipase family protein, whose protein sequence is MSSRRLMIAAAAVSAALAFAAPLASAGTPTVSDPFYTYTGATPLASIPPGTVLKTRNVTYHVAGIPTALTAQQLLYRTNNARNQPVVNVTSVIRSAVSNGQAISYQSAYDSLNPYDEPSQVIAGDRDVTKVVNVGTLFYSAESIPLSTLLLLGYNIIVPDTEGQTADFAAGPEYGMTTLDSIRAALNTPSTGLNPSSKVAMIGYSGGAIATNWAAQLAPSYAPDINRQLVGAAEGGVLVDPAHNLRYVDGSIVWGGVAAAALAGLSRGYGFDLTPYLSDTGVAVFKDIQSQSLGYILPKYTGLHWATLFKPQYANDINSIPVYVTYANKVNAGLAASPTIPMFIGQGTAGALDGTFGSQVGDGVMLAYDVRALAQKFCASGTPVTYTEYPLEHVGAIAPWVAGMLPWLYDRFNGKAAPSNCWLTALLPSNSLAPETPH, encoded by the coding sequence ATGTCCTCCAGACGTTTGATGATTGCCGCGGCCGCCGTGTCCGCTGCACTGGCCTTCGCCGCACCGCTGGCCAGCGCCGGTACGCCGACCGTGTCCGATCCGTTCTATACGTACACCGGCGCCACGCCATTGGCATCGATTCCACCGGGCACGGTGCTGAAGACGCGCAACGTCACCTATCACGTGGCCGGCATTCCGACCGCGCTGACCGCGCAGCAGTTGCTGTACCGCACCAACAACGCGCGGAACCAGCCCGTCGTCAACGTGACGTCCGTGATCCGGAGCGCGGTCAGCAACGGCCAGGCCATCTCGTACCAGTCGGCCTACGATTCGCTGAACCCGTACGACGAACCGTCGCAGGTGATCGCCGGCGACCGCGACGTTACCAAGGTCGTCAACGTGGGCACGTTGTTCTACAGCGCGGAATCGATTCCGCTGTCGACACTGCTGCTGCTGGGCTACAACATCATCGTGCCCGATACGGAAGGCCAGACGGCGGACTTCGCCGCCGGCCCCGAATACGGGATGACGACGCTCGATTCGATCCGCGCGGCGCTCAATACGCCGTCGACCGGCCTGAATCCGTCGAGCAAGGTCGCGATGATCGGCTATTCCGGCGGGGCGATCGCGACGAACTGGGCCGCGCAACTCGCGCCGAGCTATGCGCCCGACATCAACAGGCAGCTCGTCGGCGCGGCGGAAGGCGGCGTGCTGGTCGACCCCGCGCACAATCTGCGCTATGTGGATGGCAGCATCGTCTGGGGCGGCGTCGCCGCGGCCGCGCTCGCCGGGCTGTCGCGCGGATACGGCTTCGACCTGACGCCCTATCTCAGCGACACCGGCGTTGCCGTGTTCAAGGACATCCAGAGCCAGTCGCTCGGGTACATCCTGCCGAAGTACACGGGCCTGCATTGGGCGACGCTGTTCAAGCCGCAATACGCGAACGACATCAACAGCATTCCGGTGTATGTGACGTATGCGAACAAGGTGAATGCGGGGCTGGCCGCGTCGCCGACGATCCCGATGTTTATCGGCCAGGGCACGGCGGGCGCGCTCGACGGCACGTTCGGCAGCCAGGTGGGCGACGGCGTGATGCTTGCGTACGACGTGCGCGCGCTTGCGCAGAAGTTCTGCGCGAGCGGCACGCCGGTCACATACACCGAGTATCCGCTCGAACATGTGGGCGCGATCGCGCCCTGGGTGGCCGGCATGCTGCCGTGGCTCTACGACCGCTTCAACGGGAAAGCCGCACCGAGCAACTGCTGGCTGACGGCGCTGCTGCCGAGCAATTCGCTGGCGCCCGAGACGCCGCACTAG
- the hutC gene encoding histidine utilization repressor has translation MVTKATAPFQQIKTLVRQNVESGDWRPGDRIPSELDLAAQFGVARMTVNRALRELTEEGVLKRIAGVGTFVAEAKPQSNLLMIAHIRDEIRARGHEYRCRVLSRSSEPASFDVAAAFGLPVNTPVFHVVCVHEENGRPIQLEDRYVNPAAAPGFIDQDFQVEPPSEYLYNNVSHYELEIEHVVDASLPTAEQARLLDMRADEPCLTLTRRTWTDGLPVTFVHFLHPGNRYRLGSRFKPGAGRHPT, from the coding sequence ATGGTCACAAAGGCCACCGCACCGTTCCAGCAGATCAAGACGCTCGTTCGCCAGAACGTCGAGTCGGGCGACTGGCGCCCCGGCGACCGCATTCCGTCCGAGCTCGATCTCGCCGCGCAGTTCGGCGTCGCGCGCATGACGGTCAACCGCGCGCTGCGCGAACTGACCGAGGAGGGCGTGCTGAAGCGCATCGCGGGCGTCGGCACCTTCGTCGCCGAGGCGAAGCCGCAGTCGAACCTGCTGATGATTGCGCATATCCGCGACGAAATCCGCGCGCGCGGGCACGAATACCGCTGCCGCGTGCTGAGCCGGTCGAGCGAGCCCGCATCGTTCGACGTCGCGGCCGCGTTCGGCCTGCCGGTCAACACGCCGGTCTTTCATGTGGTGTGCGTGCACGAGGAAAATGGCCGCCCGATCCAGCTCGAGGATCGCTACGTGAACCCGGCCGCCGCGCCCGGTTTCATCGACCAGGATTTCCAGGTCGAGCCGCCATCCGAGTACCTGTACAACAACGTGTCGCACTACGAACTGGAAATCGAGCACGTCGTCGACGCGTCGCTGCCGACCGCCGAACAGGCGCGGCTGCTCGACATGCGCGCCGACGAGCCGTGCCTCACGCTCACGCGCCGCACCTGGACGGACGGGCTGCCCGTCACGTTCGTGCATTTCCTGCATCCGGGCAACCGCTACCGGCTCGGCTCGCGCTTCAAGCCGGGCGCCGGGCGCCACCCGACCTGA
- a CDS encoding YceH family protein — MNTTPDTPTPHALRELTPLEARILGVLVEKQHTVPDTYPLSLNALTAGCNQKTARSPVMNVSEDEVTTALDGLKHLSLVMEGSSSRVPRFEHNMNRVLGIPSQAIALLTILLLRGPQTAAELRLNSARLHGFADISSVEAFLDELAARAQALVVRLPRAPGARENRWMHLMCGEVNVADFASADGGGADSVPPSEFEALKAEQKRLADEVARLNALVQRMASELGIDVDAQGDVG; from the coding sequence ATGAACACCACGCCGGATACGCCCACGCCACACGCCCTTCGCGAACTCACGCCTCTCGAGGCCCGCATTCTCGGCGTGCTCGTCGAGAAACAGCACACGGTGCCGGACACCTACCCGCTGTCGCTGAATGCGCTGACCGCGGGCTGCAACCAGAAAACCGCACGCTCGCCGGTGATGAACGTCAGCGAGGACGAGGTCACGACCGCGCTCGACGGGCTGAAGCACCTGAGCCTCGTGATGGAAGGCAGCAGCAGCCGCGTGCCGCGCTTCGAGCACAACATGAACCGCGTGCTCGGCATCCCGAGCCAGGCGATCGCGCTGCTGACCATTCTGCTGCTGCGCGGCCCGCAGACGGCCGCCGAACTGCGCCTGAACAGCGCGCGCCTGCACGGCTTCGCGGATATCTCGTCGGTCGAGGCGTTTCTCGACGAACTCGCGGCGCGCGCGCAGGCGCTCGTCGTCCGGCTGCCGCGTGCGCCGGGCGCGCGTGAGAACCGCTGGATGCACCTGATGTGCGGCGAGGTGAACGTGGCCGACTTCGCGAGCGCGGATGGCGGCGGCGCGGATTCCGTGCCGCCTTCCGAATTCGAGGCGCTGAAGGCCGAACAGAAACGCCTCGCGGATGAAGTGGCACGACTGAATGCGCTGGTTCAGCGGATGGCCAGCGAACTGGGGATCGACGTCGACGCGCAGGGCGACGTGGGCTGA
- a CDS encoding SDR family oxidoreductase produces the protein MTASSSAPHVRAIVTGHTRGLGASLAEQLLQEGIAVLGVSRSRHPSLASQAGDRFAEVELDLSDASAVATWLAGDTLRSFVDGASIVLLFNNAGIVDPIGPLAAQDPAIVARAVGLNVAAPLMLSAALAQAASATTECRILHLSSGAARNAYAGWSIYCATKAALDHHARAVALDANHALRICSVAPGVVDTGMQATIRSTSEDSFPMREKFDQLKSSGALATPEAAARQLIGYALSDAFGSTPTADVRELPAR, from the coding sequence ATGACTGCATCCTCTTCCGCGCCGCACGTGCGCGCCATCGTCACCGGACACACGCGCGGTCTCGGCGCATCGCTCGCCGAACAATTGCTGCAGGAAGGCATCGCCGTGCTCGGCGTGTCGCGCAGCCGTCATCCGTCGCTCGCATCGCAAGCCGGCGACCGCTTCGCCGAAGTCGAACTCGACCTGTCGGACGCGTCGGCCGTCGCGACCTGGCTGGCCGGCGACACGCTGCGCAGCTTCGTCGACGGCGCATCGATCGTGCTGCTGTTCAACAACGCGGGTATCGTCGATCCGATCGGCCCGCTCGCCGCGCAGGACCCGGCGATCGTAGCGCGCGCGGTCGGCCTGAACGTCGCAGCGCCGCTGATGCTGTCGGCCGCGCTCGCGCAGGCGGCATCCGCCACGACCGAATGCCGGATCCTGCACCTGTCGAGCGGTGCGGCGCGCAATGCGTACGCGGGCTGGAGCATCTACTGCGCGACCAAGGCCGCGCTCGATCACCATGCGCGCGCGGTCGCGCTCGACGCGAACCACGCGCTGCGAATCTGCAGCGTCGCGCCGGGTGTCGTCGATACGGGCATGCAGGCGACGATCCGCTCGACCAGCGAAGACAGCTTCCCGATGCGCGAGAAGTTCGACCAGCTGAAGTCGAGCGGCGCGCTCGCGACGCCCGAGGCGGCCGCACGTCAACTGATCGGCTATGCGCTGAGCGATGCGTTCGGCTCCACGCCGACGGCCGACGTGCGGGAATTGCCGGCCAGGTAA
- a CDS encoding helix-turn-helix domain-containing protein, translated as MTIRLKLLRKQKGWTLDVLADETGLTKSYLSKVERGLSVPSIAVALKLSKALNVDVEQLFSESRNRELITVTRAGERTAMGAAADSHAHRFESIAAGVAPKKMLPFVVHPPHEFVASTFREHEGEEFLFVHKGRVEIEFPNETVQLKTGDSVYFNALIPHRTRSLGAAQAEILVIVSHDD; from the coding sequence ATGACGATTCGCCTGAAGCTGCTCAGAAAACAGAAGGGCTGGACGCTCGATGTGCTGGCCGACGAGACCGGCCTCACCAAGAGCTACCTGTCGAAAGTCGAGCGCGGCCTGAGCGTGCCGTCGATCGCGGTCGCGCTGAAGCTGTCGAAGGCGCTGAATGTCGACGTCGAGCAGTTGTTCTCGGAAAGCCGCAATCGCGAGCTGATCACCGTCACGCGCGCCGGCGAGCGCACGGCGATGGGCGCCGCGGCCGACAGCCACGCGCACCGCTTCGAAAGCATCGCGGCCGGCGTCGCGCCGAAGAAGATGCTGCCGTTCGTCGTGCACCCGCCGCACGAGTTCGTCGCGTCGACGTTCCGCGAGCACGAAGGCGAGGAATTCCTGTTCGTGCACAAGGGGCGTGTCGAAATCGAGTTTCCGAACGAGACGGTGCAACTCAAGACCGGCGATTCAGTCTATTTCAACGCACTCATCCCGCACCGCACGCGCAGCCTCGGCGCCGCGCAGGCGGAGATCCTGGTCATCGTCAGCCACGACGACTAG
- a CDS encoding 3-deoxy-7-phosphoheptulonate synthase, translating into MQNLDNPSHDREVGSADATQDTTRIDDVRIGAVRPLISPALLLDELPVPAATQTLVEDTRRAIGDILHGRDDRLLLVVGPCSIHDHDQALDYARRLKVAADALKDDLLITMRVYFEKPRTTVGWKGYINDPRLDGSFRINEGLRAARQLLLDVNALGLPAATEFLDLLSPQYIADLIAWGAIGARTTESQSHRQLASGLSCPIGFKNGTDGGVQVASDAIVAAAASHAFMGMTKMGMAAIFETRGNDDAHVILRGGKSGPNYDAAHVEECCAVLRKAGLREQVMVDCSHANSNKSHERQIDVAQDLARQLSQGEHRIVGVMVESHLEAGRQDLKPGVPLQYGVSITDACLSWTQTEPVLDVLAEAVRHRRVYSRNA; encoded by the coding sequence ATGCAGAACCTCGACAATCCTTCCCACGATCGCGAGGTAGGCAGCGCCGACGCGACGCAGGACACCACGCGCATCGACGACGTCCGCATCGGCGCCGTGCGTCCGCTGATTTCGCCGGCGCTGCTGCTCGACGAGTTGCCGGTGCCGGCCGCCACGCAGACGCTCGTCGAGGATACGCGCCGCGCGATCGGCGACATCCTGCACGGCCGCGACGACCGGCTGCTGCTCGTCGTCGGCCCGTGCTCGATCCACGATCACGACCAGGCGCTCGACTATGCGCGCCGTCTGAAAGTTGCCGCCGATGCGCTGAAGGACGACCTGCTGATCACGATGCGCGTCTACTTCGAGAAACCGCGCACGACGGTCGGCTGGAAGGGCTACATCAACGATCCGCGCCTCGACGGCAGCTTCCGCATCAACGAAGGGCTGCGCGCCGCGCGGCAACTGCTGCTCGACGTCAACGCGCTCGGCCTGCCGGCCGCGACCGAATTTCTCGACCTGCTGAGCCCGCAGTACATCGCCGACCTGATCGCGTGGGGCGCGATCGGCGCGCGCACGACCGAGAGCCAGAGCCATCGCCAGCTCGCATCGGGGCTGAGCTGCCCGATCGGCTTCAAGAACGGCACCGACGGCGGCGTGCAGGTCGCGTCGGACGCGATCGTCGCCGCGGCCGCGAGCCATGCGTTCATGGGGATGACGAAGATGGGGATGGCCGCGATCTTCGAGACGCGCGGCAACGACGACGCGCACGTGATCCTGCGTGGCGGCAAGAGCGGCCCGAACTACGATGCCGCGCATGTCGAGGAATGCTGCGCGGTGCTGCGCAAGGCCGGGCTGCGCGAGCAGGTGATGGTCGACTGCTCGCACGCGAACTCGAACAAGTCGCACGAGCGGCAGATCGACGTCGCGCAGGATCTCGCGCGGCAACTGTCGCAGGGCGAGCACCGGATCGTCGGCGTGATGGTCGAGAGCCATCTCGAGGCCGGACGGCAGGATCTGAAGCCGGGCGTGCCGTTGCAGTACGGCGTGTCGATCACCGATGCGTGCTTGAGCTGGACGCAGACGGAGCCGGTGCTCGACGTGCTGGCGGAGGCGGTGCGGCATCGCAGGGTGTATTCGCGGAATGCGTGA
- a CDS encoding phytanoyl-CoA dioxygenase family protein produces MTSIQDRVAQAVTPELIAAFREEGAVCIKGIFSPDEVAALRAGIDANLAQPSERAKVASRPDDPGWFFEDFCNWQHNEAYRDFIVRSPAPSVAAALMGTEHVRLHHDHLLVKEPGTRQRTPWHQDQPYYNIEGDDNVSMWIPVDPVPLESTLEFVAGSHRGPWLMPRTFMDKEAKWFPEGSLADLPDIEADRAAFPIRHWALEPGDMVCFRMLTLHASGGTQNRRRAFSIRFVGDDIRHAPRRWKTSPDFPGLAEQLPDGAPLEHPLFPVVWSRGAGQAGAI; encoded by the coding sequence ATGACGAGTATCCAGGACCGCGTCGCGCAAGCCGTGACGCCCGAACTGATCGCCGCGTTCCGCGAGGAAGGCGCGGTCTGCATCAAGGGCATCTTTTCGCCCGACGAAGTGGCCGCGCTCCGGGCCGGCATCGACGCGAATCTCGCGCAGCCGAGCGAGCGCGCGAAAGTCGCGAGCAGGCCCGACGATCCGGGCTGGTTCTTCGAGGATTTCTGCAACTGGCAGCACAACGAAGCATACCGCGACTTCATCGTGCGCTCGCCGGCGCCGTCGGTGGCCGCCGCGCTGATGGGCACGGAGCACGTGCGGCTGCATCACGACCACCTGCTCGTGAAGGAACCCGGCACGCGGCAGCGCACGCCGTGGCACCAGGATCAGCCGTACTACAACATCGAAGGCGACGACAACGTCAGCATGTGGATTCCGGTCGATCCGGTGCCGCTCGAATCGACGCTGGAATTCGTCGCGGGCTCGCATCGCGGGCCGTGGCTGATGCCGCGCACGTTCATGGACAAGGAGGCGAAGTGGTTTCCGGAAGGCAGCCTCGCGGACCTGCCCGACATCGAAGCCGATCGCGCGGCGTTTCCGATCCGCCACTGGGCGCTCGAGCCCGGCGACATGGTGTGCTTCCGGATGCTCACGCTGCATGCGTCGGGCGGCACGCAGAATCGGCGGCGCGCGTTCTCGATCCGCTTCGTCGGCGACGATATCCGTCACGCGCCGCGCCGCTGGAAAACGTCGCCCGATTTCCCCGGGCTCGCGGAGCAACTGCCCGACGGCGCGCCGCTCGAACACCCGCTGTTTCCGGTCGTGTGGTCGCGTGGTGCGGGGCAGGCCGGCGCGATCTGA